The Gossypium hirsutum isolate 1008001.06 chromosome A13, Gossypium_hirsutum_v2.1, whole genome shotgun sequence nucleotide sequence TTGGATTTTAACTTGAAAATGTCACAATAATAAAACTACATTTTTCGACCCCAGAAAAGATTTCGGACTTATTAAAAAGCCTGTAATTATAAGATTGTCTTCCTTCTTCTTCCATTTCAATGATTCAAATCAGTGTATTTTATTGCTACTAATTAGCTCTCAAATTCGAACATGCATACATGCATTGATTTCATTAACAAAAATTCCGCAAAAACTATCAAAGATGTTACCATCCATGGCTTCAAATCTTCAACCTCAAGGAATATGCACCTTATCCAATCCATGAACAGTCATCTCCGACttcgaaaaaaaaacaaaaacaaaacagaaGTACcaacaaaacatcaaaaacacaAGGTGAATGAACAGCAAGAATGTCCGAGTTAAAGATACAAGGGTTACATAAACATGCATGCAACAACAGCAGGGTTAGTTTCTACTAGGGTTACACAGGGAGCCAAGACACATCGAGCAACCACAACAGCCACAAGCTAAGCGATCAAATCACTTCCACAGTTTAACGAACTTGTCATGACTTGCGGAAGAAACCAACCTTGTCACTGGTGATACAGCCAATGCAGCAATGAGTCCTTCATGAGCCGACAATGTCATGGTCTTATTCTCCGACATATTCCATAGCTCCAAAGACTGAATCCAACATGGAAAGGGAGCATGTCATTGACAAGGTAGTATATATAACAGCAAATACAAGACTAAAAGTAAAGTTACTTGCCTGGTAACAGCCAATAACGAGCAGTGATTGAAACGAAGGATGGAAAACACAAGAGTGGAACTTGTTGCCATTACAGCTCAATTCGTGAACACATTCCCCTTCACTGCCTGACGCAAAGGACCAAACTCGAACAGAGTCCTCACTAACGGATGCTAGAAGCTCACCTGAAGGGTCCCAGCATACAGAATGGATCAGTTTAGTATGTCCCTGCTATTACAAATCAGAAGACAAAACCGAAGTCAGTCATGTTACAATGGAGGAAAATGCTTAAAATACGTATAAATGACATCACTATTGTTGGATCCTTTCACTCAACTAATCAAGTCACCAGAAAACAAACATCGGTTCGGCTAGCCTTATTTGGTTATCTTAATAAGAAGTTTTCAAATTACGCCAGTCTAGTCGTAATATAATAAAACCTGAATTAAAACCAAACCAAACACTACAGTTCGGATAACCATGGCTATAATTGGCCAgtccaaaaatatttttgtagTAACCATTGGAATGCACGTTTGAGTCAGCTAGTTCCTTAGGATTTCTTTTATACAGTTTATAACCCATGTAGACTAATTCACCTGTAAAGAGTGCCGGCAAGTTTGAGTCTCGGTGTCCAGTATAGATACAACATTCTCAGCAGCTGCAGCAAGATATTTTCCGAGGCGAGGTTGAAATCTCAATTGGGCTGTACCAGGGGCCGTACCACCCTGATCCACACAAAGGAAACAATCTCAATAGCTGTGCATCAACCTCAAAGAGAGATGCCTGAGTTCGATATAGATTTGCATTGCAAGGAAATCCGAAGCAAGATCATACCTTGAAAGCTCTTGCACAGCTCCCGTTGTTGATACTCCAGTATCGTATTTCACCATCACCATCACAAGAGCAGATAAGGTCATCCTTAGTTGGATGGAAGTCAAGTGACATAACGTTACCAGAATGGCCCCCAAATGTACGAAGCGAATAACCAGGCTGCAGAAAATTTGAAAGAACAGATCCATCAAACAGTATAGAAAGACTTAAAAAGCAAGCATGACAAAGAAAAATGCAGAAACCAAACCAGTACCCTTTCGATCACTGTTTTGGGACATGGCATGCGTCATCGATATGAAAATGCTAATATGGTACATGCATAATGATTCAGCAAAATGCCTAATTGTATTTTGATGACAATAGCATATGTCAATGCAGATTAAATGGAAATGGCATGAAAATAACCAGGactaaaattgaaaggaaatgtCCACTAACACTGTCAGCTTCCCAGACTCTGACAGTTTTGTCAAATGAAGATGTTGCAAGGCGTGACATGCTTGGGCTGAAACGAACATCAGTAATTAAACATGAATGTTCTTCAAGCGTAGACTTCAGCTTCAAAGTGTCCGTGTACCATAATACAGCCTGCGTTGCAAAAAAAATGCAAATGATTGCACTAgtatctaaaatttcaaaagaatgAAAATTTTCTGTTCCCCTCTTATAACTCACCTTTTTATCATGGCCACCAGTAGCTAGTAACTTTCCGTCTGACGAGAAATGGCAGCAAGTAACTTTGCTACTGCTTGCTCGAACAGAATTTACTTCCATAAATGTGAAACCTGAAGTCAAATGCAAATTTGGTACACTGTAAAACTAGTCCATTTCCGATATAAAAGCATCAAATGTAATCCATTTACATTATGTAGTTACATAACAATTGAATATGACATGCGTACAGGATAGATGATCGCGCCCTTACAATTGCACAATTTCTTGGGCCAATTTCAATTGGCATTTTGATATATAAACAATGAAGCAAGGTCATGAATTAGTAGCAATAAGCaacatctaaaataataataatttagagAGGATAACACCAAAATGTACAAAAGTTTAATGAGATATACGGACGTATCATTTGCCATAACCGTTTGACAAAGGAATTAGCACATTATCATATCGTATCCAAGAATAACTGGGGATGTGAAAAAAGCCAATAGAGTGAAACTACAATGTTTGAAAAAATACGCTACAATAGATTCCCGACAACAATAGACTTTATCATATCATAACAACCATACAAGTAATATTTATACACCTTTAGTTACATCCATACATCGGCCAACGGCATCTCTAGGATCCGTATCATCATGGGATAAAAAAGACTCGACGTTATCATCAAGAGATCCATCCTCCACAAATCGATCCATTTCAGCCTGCAATTCAAGATCTTTATCATCCCACTGCCAAAATGGAATTCCCATGAGAATTTATGCAAGGAATTTTTAATTCCTCCACAAACATGGGAAAATAACTAATAGACTCACCAATTGATTTGAAGGTGATGCAAGTGTACCAGCACCCTCAGCACCAAACATCATCAAAGGCTTGGAAGAACTGCCACTATGAGGCATTGCAGGCATTGAAATCACATCTCCAGGAGTGTGTGTTGATGGTGTTGAAGGTGCAGAACTAGGCGAAGGTCCAGCTGTGTTTGCTGTCCCTGAGCTATTGGCAGGGCCTGAAGAAGACACTGGCtgttttctctttcttccatTCTGGTTTTTTGAAACCTTAAAATGAATTTAAGGAAATCATGTTAGAAACCTAATCATATATGTTATAAAGCTAAGAATCAGAACTAAATAACTTTACATAACAATTCGCATACATGTGGCCGCAAAATAGCCTataattacaaccaaaatcacTTGACCaggaaaaaaaataagttttcaaGCTAAACACCATAGCACCATGTGCAAAGGGTGTCACAAGGAAGCAGATACAACCCTCAACCAGGAATGATATTGGCAAGTTGAATTACATATAACCAGAAAAGGGCAGACCTGATCATTCCCTCGAAATGAGTTTGACATACTCCCATCCACAGTGACACTTCCACCTCCACCAACTTTATCTTGTTGGTGTAAACTCGGATTAGAACTCTGTGACTGTTGATTCGAAAGTGCATGCTGCTGAAGCTGTTGTTGCTGTGAGTTACTGTTCTGTTGCTGTTGCTGTTGCagttgctgctgctgctgttgctGCTGATGCAACTGAGCTAATTTTAACTACAAAGCAAATGAAATATATAAGAAACAGAAAGATACCAAGGAATAAAGCGAGGTAAAAGCACACTTCATAGGAACAGTAATACCTTCATTAGAATATCTGTATCTCCCCGAGGCATGAGAGGACTGCCAGCCTGCAAAGATGATACATTTGGAACCACATCACCAACAGAATTAGAAAGGCCATCCTTTCCGAGGCCCATGGTCCGATTATTATTCAATAGCATTCTCAATCTTCTATTATCATCACTGCCAGATGGTGATGTCAGATTCTGCTGAGCAAGCATGAGTTGCTGGTGCTGTGGTGTCAACATCTGAAGTTGATGAAAGGGCTGAGGAGCTTGCATAAAAGACTTTTGCGGCTGAAGGATCCCACCGCGCAGTTGGTCCAGTCCCTAAAAACAGATAAAATGAAAACCATTCAAAGGAAACataagatgaaaaataaaatttacagttCACTAATACATGTATGAATAAAAACATTCCAATGAAAAGATAAAACTTACTGTTAATGGCCATCCTTTCAAAGTTAAATTATTACCACCTTGATTTGACCCTGAGAAACATGAAATCACATTATTTAGATTCCAAATATACAAGTAATATGAACTTAGATtccaaataaataagtaaaatgacCCAAGTCAATCACAAGGACAAGCACGTACTATCATTAGTGGGCCATTTTCAAAGGAAAGATGCAATTTAAACAGAAAAACCTGTTAAAGAGAAACTTACCTGGAATTCCCATTAAAGATCCATCGGGACCAGCAGCTCTAGGATTCAATACTGGATTCATCTCACTCTTTATATCCTGCTTCCATATAAAATTTCAGAACATGACAAAGGGAAGAAACATGAAAGAGATCCATTTAAGGTGACCCTACCGGTGTTGTTCCTGGCAATTGCTGACTCCGAGCTTGAACTTGCGGAGACATACCACCAGTTGTACCATGCAATACTTgcctaaaatatacatgaatccaAATAAGTTTATCACTGAAGACAACTTAGTCTAGGATGCTTGAATAAACCCTAAATGCATGAGACAATTTTAGATGAAAAAGGAGGCTTCAATGGCATCCAGTGGCTCAAGTTCATGTTAGAGCAGATAGACCACAAGACACAAGGGAAttactgtaaaaattttgttGTAAACCTTCTGCAGCATTTAACCGAATTATCTTACTTAACACTgctgaaaattttgtttaggTTTCACTTCAGAAAACATTTGCATTCAAAGACTCTTCTTTGTGTAATAAAAGGAAAGTAAAATAAATCACCCGGAAGGTGGACCAGTTGCAGCTGCAGGCTTCAATATCGAGGCATGATTTGGATCCAAGAGCTGGCCGGCATTGTCACCGTACCTTTGCTGTAAGGAACTCCTAAAATGATCAACTAAAAGAAGAAAACATTTCTAAGAAATCAAAAATGATCAACCAACCTTCATAGCTGCATCATCCAAAGAATCCCTTTGATGTGGCAATTTTAGTCTTTCCTCATACATCTTAGTCGCCATGGCATTAGCAGTTCCAGCAGGCTGACGTATGAGAGTGTCGTTTCCAACAAGTCCATTTGTATTGCCATTTAGGAGCTGAGACCCGTCCCTTCGTTGCTGAGGCTGTTGTGCCTGCTGGGACTGCTGTGGTGGCTGCTGCTGCTGTTGCTGTTGCTGTTGTTGCTGCTGTTGTTGCTGCTGTTGCTGCTGTTGTTGCTGTTGCTGTTGCTGTTGCTGTTGTTGTTgctgttgctgctgctgctgttgctGTTGCTGTTGCTGTTGTTGCTGCTGTTGTTGCTGCTGTTGTTGCTGTTGTTGGGCATGCCTCTGCAATAAAAGCTGTTGCATCTGCAgttgttgctgctgctgttgcTGTTGATGTTGATGTTGAGGCTGCTGCTGCTGTTGCTGTTGTTGCTGCTCCCGTGCTTTAATCAATTGAGTCTGCAACATCAATGCACCATATACATCACATATGTTAAGAAGAAATCATTTGGAAGACAAGAAAATTTCGTAATCTACTTTATAATAAACATTCTCAACAGAATACAACAGGGAACACTTCTCCTGACCTCGATTGCTTCCTTtctttcaataataaaaataccCTTAGTTAGCCAGTTGCCCAGTTCccagtaaaagtaccatggaggcccttgtactaggagtcagattgcattttgccccctctactaaaaaaatgggtaaattaatccCTGTATgatagatcaaagagcaaactaatccatttgttaaaaattccatctttttttactgttaaaaactagtccTTGTACGCCAGCATAAGGTACACGTGACACACCATGTGTAACTATCTAGTTATTTTGCCAGCCataccaatttttaacaatagaaatggatgaaatttttaacataaatgaCCAGTTTTTCTTTGATCAAacatacaaggactaatttgcccattttttgagttaagggggcaaaatgcaatctgaatCCTAGTATGGGGGCCTCAATGGTACTTTTACTACCAGTTCCCATAAAGCATTTTGATAcaagctcatcatgcaatatgcTTTCAGGAGTGGAGTCCAATTTCCAAGTACAGAAAACAATCCGcaacaaattaaacaaaaaataaaatgttgatgGTAGGTTATCCATAGCAAGTACAAACTCGAAACAAATTAACagttcaaaatagaaaaaaaaaatcaaaaccaacCTCAATATAAGATGCAGCAACCTCTGAATGCTTCTCATTAGTCCTGGCAATGAATATATCCCAAAAAACAGACCACCATTCAAAGAGAAAACCTCCAGGTGCATCGATAGCTGGATACCAAGTTCAGCTCCAGCATCAATGAAAGTACTAAACAATCTAATATAAAAGAGCAGATCTTCGGCTTTAACATAATTCCCGAACCCGTTTAGTTGCTTACCTACAGGATCCGATGATACTTTCCCTTCAGCTTGAAAAGCCTGAGCTGAAGCCTTTAAATCCCTCTTTACTAAATAATCATGGATATATACATCTAACCTGTTGTTGACAAAATACATGGCCATACAGTATGCTTATAAGAGCAAAATCAGAACTTAcaagcataactaaaaactccataagcaaataaaattataagCTTTATACAACGAATATCTGATAAACAACAAAACCCTAAATCAAATTTATcgttttacataaaaataataatgcaaaacaGAAGAACAGTAACTTGAAGTTCCACAACaaacaaaaccctaaaaaaaccaaGCTTTCAAAGAACTTAAATTGAAATCTTTAAAGACATCAAAATGAACAAACAAAAACCCAGAAAAAGCTTACATACCCAGAActcaaataaaaccaaaaaagaaagggaaaacatcaaaaaccacattaaaaagctaaaaaaattgtaataaatataataataaagatttaaaacccaaaacaaagtTAACTTTAacaagaagggaaaaaaaaaaaagacttacaTTTTATCAGCTTCCCAGTTGGTTTGAGACATCTTGTTGAATCCAACAACAGACCAAAAACACTAAAGAACAGCTCCAGATTCCTAGGTAACTTGTCTGAAACAGCTTCACTTCAAGTTTCTAAAGCTAcccagaaaaataaaaatattaactcattgTAACATtgttctttaaaaattaaaaataaaaacttctaaaaaccCAAAGAAGAAAAACTTATTACAGTAATAGAAAGAGAAGAATCTATGTAGAGAATAATAGAAGATAAACAGACAGAACCTCTCTAATTTTAGCAAtatcaaaaattatatatatttatggatttttttaataaaaaaagaaaataaaaagaataaagaaagggAAAGATACCTGCAATCCCAAAAACGTTTATTAATTTTtgagagctttttttttctttttctttttttggtttttttattttttttggtgtgtgaatttattttctttcttttttgtagCTTTGGGTGGATTTGGGGTTGCTGTTGCAGATATCATAATGCCTTGTTCCTTGAATTTACACGAAAAGccctttcaatttatttaattttcaaaatgagACTGATTTCGTGGCAGTACTTCAATACAAATGACCAATATAACCTTAATGATTTACCTTAATTTTTATTCCAGAAAGTTGTGAGTTAGATGAGGTTAGTATGGATTAATTAGTAAATTGAGTAGAAAAATACAATTCTATTGCTTTTTCTATTGTGGGGCTacatttctttaatatttttgaataaaccccaaatgttttattttttatggttttcatctattatttttgtttcaagtttCAGCTGTGCCCATGATTTGGAGTATTAAAGGTGAGTTTGGATAAACGGTAAAGTGAGTATaacttattttttgtctcacgcaACTATCTAATCTATTTTGGTGAGCAGCctaaacttttttattaaaaaattattataattaattttccttttttggtgaattttagaTTCCAACTTGCCAGAATAGTTCTAAACTAATGTCCTTTAGAATTAgcttaaaatattacaaaattctTCCActatatttaaactttaaaaataaaatataactaatagCTGACAgtctaattattaaaaattaaaataactattgaaattttgaaacaaattttgcttttactaaatatttttaaaagatatttttttttactttttttcattaTAAATTCGAATATTGGACCCTATGAATATGTTAATTCAGCCTATATATGACCCAAGTGAGGGGAAATTTATTTCAGGGGTCTTTTCACGTCATTGTCTATAGTACCCTCAATTAATTCCATCCTACTTATGACTCGtgtcattaaaataaaaatataaactataaataaatcattataaattaatacacaaATGTTACGTTTTTAGAATAATCTCaataaaaatgaagagaaatagaCAAACTAACAATAAGTGCaatattagaataattaaaaattaagtatCAAATCGTTGAAATTTATATCCTAACTCAACCATCCAACCTGACAATAAACACTGATCAGCCAAAAGACAACTGCTAAAAGCTCAAAAAGACCCATTGTTTCAATGATTTACAAAATGTCAAGTTTTAGATGACTTATCTTTGTCATCATTTGAAATCTATTACTATCACTATGATTTATCACGATAAGACTCTTTGAGAACAGTTCCTAATAGATCCGGTGATGCCCTTACATTGTCAAATCTCATATTTACGACAGAACATAACTAGATTACGATAATATAGGATGAGAttaaaaaacaaagtaaaaaccTCGAAAAAAATGTTGAAACAATCATGACCAGTAACTAGCCTAAAGGCTGACACCACCGTCAACAAATTAGagatttaagttaaaaaggttGAAAATCTAGAATCTTTTCTATAAAATGAATAGCAAAAGTTAATTAATGgacaataaaatttcattatattttctTAAAGGTTATTATTCAAGTTTTAATATGAATTGAACTCAAACTATAAATCAATTGATTAAAGTGTTCTGAGCTCATCTACGTCTAATACCAAGGTTCAAATCATAAGTTTGTCTACGTGGTAGTGTAGTGTGTAGATGTGTGAATTTGAACTTATATTgtatcaaaaaattttaatatagttaGATATTAAAAAGAAGCTAAATGCTTAAATTAGTGTAAAATCTTTTTAGGATTGTTAACATAAGGGTAAAATATTTTAGGAGTTCTTTCAAGCATGTCACCCTAAGCTATTAGTACAAAATTAGGTGAGTGCTAACATGTTTAAAATTAAACACAGGGTAGTTATGTCAGATattacttaaaaaagaaaaaaaaacatagtttaaaacataatatacaaCAATTAAAAAGCCTTTGTTCGACCACATTAAAAAAGGGTCTGCCACttatttgataattttgaaaGATTAGACCTTTATTTgagtaaatttaaaaaagtttagtcattaattgataattttgaaagatttgacccttattttagcatttttttaaatgtttaaccCACCTATTTTAGCACATTTGGAAGATATTAGTCcttatttgaatattttaaaaaaatttgactaTTATGTGAGTTAGATTTGACCTCAATTTGAACATttagcaacaaaaaaaaaacacgtCAACTATGTTGAagcaaaatttaaaaactatccAAACCCGAAAATATATAAACAAGTAATACAAAATGGCTTTATCCCATTGTTAAACACGAAACAACTTCAAAACCCAAAATGACTCAAATTCAAATTTGGTAAAAATTCGAAACCGTCCAAACTCTAAGTAATTAcctaaaataatccaaaaatattaaaacttgaaTCAATTGTACCTAATTTAACCCATCCAACTGGGGCTGGCAGGGCAATGGGAATTTAGCATTATTTAacctataaaatttataaaattaaatggttaaattacattttctcttaaaaatgacaaaattttaatttaactttttaaaaaatttaaaaaattatatataaacgaATACAATGATGAATTTATATTTCAACTATTATAAAAGTAGTTAACTTAATTCCGAtctcaaaaaaatttcttattAGATTTACATGTCTAATTCTATCATCCATCTCCACCAGCAAGCTATCTAATTCTAAGGCAAAATAGCAAAATTGGGAATGTTACAAATAAACTACAAAACTCTAGATGATTTCTACTTTTTGTTTTTATACAATGCTTAAAATTAAGCATAGCCTCCCGATTTAAAAATAAGAGTATAATGCGCTTTAATGCACTTAAATTCATATACTTTTGTATTAACAACAATATCTATACCAATCGAACTAAGATGCAatcaacaataaaaataattatttttatatatacataaataataattcCTACATAACCAAACTGGgccaaataagataaattttcCTGCAGGCCCAATCCAATATGGGTTGAATTGGATAGGTAACTTCTCTACTGTTGTAGGTGTAAATGTttagatgtttaaattttaattttttaatgaattttatacaTTGATGAATGTATTAATTATAGCTTCCTTTTACCTATGTTTCCAATCTATTAGATGTTTTTATGATTGTTCTTTCTAAttgtaaaaatgattttggtattttaataaaaataaagtgttgtttgatattttttaattttaattttaaaagctttaaatgataattttatgatatataatattttggtttactaTGATAACATAAATGGGTAATAGATTTTTCccattaatttaattgaaaaaatcaaatacattaataaaaaaatggaaaattttcaaaactatacatgaattttggtgtaatgtgtaattttatatatgaaagcTTTTACTTGAttcaattcttataaattattgaCACAATTATTGACATggcatcattttatgtttatatattgtatacacaaataattatatttattcaatataaaaacaatttaatgtatttaattatttctttaaaatgaGTATAATTGAATCaacattaaagtttcatgtatatatttgaaccacaatcaaagtttaatgtgtataattgcaccaaatcaaagttcatgtatcatTTTGAGATTTGtcccaataaaaaaaatcactaaaactttttcattaatttatcaaatagaaCCCAAGTTTTGGGTCATTGaagattttaaatttgtaataaaactaGAAAATGTGTCAACCGAAAAGAATTGATCAGAATCGAAAATCAATTAACTTgataaaaacttgaaaaaaatcatattattcaaCCCAATTTAAGTCAAGGCTTTTCTCCATCGATGTTATTAAGATTTCCTTTTATCTAAATGTAATAATTTCAtcgtatttgataaattattaaaatggttaaaacgATTATTCATCGAAATATACAAATGTCAATTATTATCTCCATGTTAGAATGTCAATGATGAGTTTGCATGTAAAGCAAATGGTTAAGCACATATTGACTCACTAGttagttaatatttaattaatattaaattgctTTACAACGAGTAATGGTAGAGCTAGTATGTTGAGCCTAAAAGTAGAGGTGGAGGATGGACTTTGTGCCGGGGCTCAGAGTGGAACATTATTGTTAAAGAGAGTTCTCACTTATTAATTGACAATCAAATCGTTGATGATTTTATGCATATTCCTTGGCATTTCTCGTTTGTGTACGAAAATGCCTATAAAGAAGGATGGAAGGAAGTGAGGGAATGGATAACCTAGAAGCTAAGGATAAGCACAATTGGTGTTGTATTGGAGACTTTAATGCCATATGCTCCGAATAGGAGAAATATGGAGATAGATCAGAAGACTGAAGACAAATTGAATTCGTCAATGCTTTCATCAACAATTTATGTCTTATCCAGACATAAATAGAAAGGGCGAAGTTTTCTGTGTAGAAGACCATAATGTCAAAACTGAGGATGGTAGTCTTATGCACTATTGAGTGGAGCAAAAGCTTTCAAAATGCTCATTGAATTTACAAGGTGGCATTGGCCTCGGACCACTGCCATATTATCTTATCCCTTGATATGAAAATGATTGGAggcaaaaagaaatcaaatttgagTCAAAATGGCTTGTGAACAATGAAAGTGACCCAGTGGTCCAAGAGGCATAGAATTCAACAAACGATAGCACTACGTTGAACAACTTATCAGGGCATTTCAAGACCACCAATTGCTTATCAGGCAAAGAGGAGATGAAATCTATTAAGCATGTCCTTTTCTTCTGCCCTTTCGCATGAGCTACATAGTGTGCATCGTGCTTTAGCTATTTCCCTCGGGATGTGGGATTTTTAAGCCCCAAAAAATGGTGGGATAGCATCACTACATCTTTCTCATCTTTCGGTTCCTTTTGCTCTAAAAATTTAGTCTTAGTTCAACTGGTATGAATCTTAATACAGGAAGACGTGGGTTCGAGTACgctgaaacacattatcctcttatttatgagttggtGAAGGGCTATAGGTAGTTTtaagcattgtgtcaaaaaaaagctgatatgattagaacctataatagtgttgttcaaaaaaaaaatctaattgcTAATCTTTGGTGGCATATTTAGAAAGTtcccaataaatttatttttgaaagaatttccatTGAGTCAATTGTAATTGACCACCTCTTCTTATGTTTCCTCGAAAAACAAGAAAGTGATAAATAATGCTTGCTAGAACGAAGTGTAACTGCTATGTGAATTGACACGCCAACATTGctaaattgttaatattttttagtcaGTATTTCGATTAAACAATTccctaatataaatatatatacatatcaaatgttgattcattatttttagtatttcTAATTCAAaaccaaatatgaaattttggtttCATTTTGACTCCTTTAGGAAAGatggataaattaaaaaaattatataaataagatAAAGATTAGACAGGAATGAAATGAAATAAGAATTCAGCACATAACATTTATGTTAGCTTTTCTATCGTATTTTGCTTCCGCCaacataaataaattcataacaTTGTTTAGATTTAAATAACTTTTTATGATATAATACTTAAAAACTACTCATACTTTCACCCGAATatttaaataggaaaat carries:
- the LOC107938611 gene encoding transcriptional corepressor LEUNIG isoform X8, encoding MSQTNWEADKMLDVYIHDYLVKRDLKASAQAFQAEGKVSSDPVAIDAPGGFLFEWWSVFWDIFIARTNEKHSEVAASYIETQLIKAREQQQQQQQQQPQHQHQQQQQQQQLQMQQLLLQRHAQQQQQQQQQQQQQQQQQQQQQQQQQQQQQQQQQQQQQQQQQQQQQQQQQQQQQQQQPPQQSQQAQQPQQRRDGSQLLNGNTNGLVGNDTLIRQPAGTANAMATKMYEERLKLPHQRDSLDDAAMKQRYGDNAGQLLDPNHASILKPAAATGPPSGQVLHGTTGGMSPQVQARSQQLPGTTPDIKSEMNPVLNPRAAGPDGSLMGIPGSNQGGNNLTLKGWPLTGLDQLRGGILQPQKSFMQAPQPFHQLQMLTPQHQQLMLAQQNLTSPSGSDDNRRLRMLLNNNRTMGLGKDGLSNSVGDVVPNVSSLQAGSPLMPRGDTDILMKLKLAQLHQQQQQQQQLQQQQQQNSNSQQQQLQQHALSNQQSQSSNPSLHQQDKVGGGGSVTVDGSMSNSFRGNDQVSKNQNGRKRKQPVSSSGPANSSGTANTAGPSPSSAPSTPSTHTPGDVISMPAMPHSGSSSKPLMMFGAEGAGTLASPSNQLAEMDRFVEDGSLDDNVESFLSHDDTDPRDAVGRCMDVTKGFTFMEVNSVRASSSKVTCCHFSSDGKLLATGGHDKKAVLWYTDTLKLKSTLEEHSCLITDVRFSPSMSRLATSSFDKTVRVWEADSPGYSLRTFGGHSGNVMSLDFHPTKDDLICSCDGDGEIRYWSINNGSCARAFKGGTAPGTAQLRFQPRLGKYLAAAAENVVSILDTETQTCRHSLQGHTKLIHSVCWDPSGELLASVSEDSVRVWSFASGSEGECVHELSCNGNKFHSCVFHPSFQSLLVIGCYQSLELWNMSENKTMTLSAHEGLIAALAVSPVTRLVSSASHDKFVKLWK
- the LOC107938611 gene encoding transcriptional corepressor LEUNIG isoform X1; its protein translation is MSQTNWEADKMLDVYIHDYLVKRDLKASAQAFQAEGKVSSDPVAIDAPGGFLFEWWSVFWDIFIARTNEKHSEVAASYIETQLIKAREQQQQQQQQQPQHQHQQQQQQQQLQMQQLLLQRHAQQQQQQQQQQQQQQQQQQQQQQQQQQQQQQQQQQQQQQQQQQQQQQQQQQQQQQQQPPQQSQQAQQPQQRRDGSQLLNGNTNGLVGNDTLIRQPAGTANAMATKMYEERLKLPHQRDSLDDAAMKQRYGDNAGQLLDPNHASILKPAAATGPPSGQVLHGTTGGMSPQVQARSQQLPGTTPDIKSEMNPVLNPRAAGPDGSLMGIPGSNQGGNNLTLKGWPLTGLDQLRGGILQPQKSFMQAPQPFHQLQMLTPQHQQLMLAQQNLTSPSGSDDNRRLRMLLNNNRTMGLGKDGLSNSVGDVVPNVSSLQAGSPLMPRGDTDILMKLKLAQLHQQQQQQQQLQQQQQQNSNSQQQQLQQHALSNQQSQSSNPSLHQQDKVGGGGSVTVDGSMSNSFRGNDQVSKNQNGRKRKQPVSSSGPANSSGTANTAGPSPSSAPSTPSTHTPGDVISMPAMPHSGSSSKPLMMFGAEGAGTLASPSNQLWDDKDLELQAEMDRFVEDGSLDDNVESFLSHDDTDPRDAVGRCMDVTKGFTFMEVNSVRASSSKVTCCHFSSDGKLLATGGHDKKAVLWYTDTLKLKSTLEEHSCLITDVRFSPSMSRLATSSFDKTVRVWEADSPGYSLRTFGGHSGNVMSLDFHPTKDDLICSCDGDGEIRYWSINNGSCARAFKGGTAPGTAQLRFQPRLGKYLAAAAENVVSILDTETQTCRHSLQQGHTKLIHSVCWDPSGELLASVSEDSVRVWSFASGSEGECVHELSCNGNKFHSCVFHPSFQSLLVIGCYQSLELWNMSENKTMTLSAHEGLIAALAVSPVTRLVSSASHDKFVKLWK